The Macaca nemestrina isolate mMacNem1 chromosome 6, mMacNem.hap1, whole genome shotgun sequence genome window below encodes:
- the LOC105475155 gene encoding U3 small nucleolar RNA-associated protein 15 homolog has product MAGYKPVAIQTYPILGEKITQDTLYWNNYKTPVQIKEFGAVSKVDFSPQPPYNYAVTASSRIHIYGRYSQEPIKTFSRFKDTAYCATFRQDGRLLVAGSEDGGVQLFDISGRAPLRQFEGHTKAVHTVDFTADKYHVVSGADDYTVKLWDIPNSKEILTFKEHSDYVRCGCASKLNPDLFITGSYDHTVKMFDARTNTSVLSVEHGQPVESVLLFPSGGLLVSAGGRYVKVWDMLKGGQLLVSLKNHHKTVTCLCLSSSGQRLLSGSLDRKVKVYSTTSYKVVHSFDYAASILSLALAHEDETIVVGMTNGILSVKHRKSEAKKESLPRRRRPAYRTFIKGKNYMKQRDDILINRPAKKHLELYDRDLKHFRISKALDRVLDPTCTIKTPEITVSIIKELNRRGVLANALAGRDEKEISHVLNFLIRHLSQPRFAPVLINAAEIIIDIYLPVIGQSPVVDKKFLLLQGLVEKEIDYQRELLETLGMMDMLFATMRRKEGTSVLEHTSDGFPENKKIES; this is encoded by the exons ATGGCTGGTTATAAGCCTGTAGCTATTCAGACATATCCTATACTTGGTGAAAAAATCACGCAAGATACACTGTACTGGAACAACTATAAG acCCCTGTTCAGATTAAGGAATTTGGTGCAGTTTCAAAAGTAGActtttctcctcagcctccatATAATTATGCTGTCACAGCTTCCTCAAGA ATTCACATTTATGGCCGATACTCCCAAGAACCTATAAAAACCTTTTCTCGATTTAAAGACACAGCCTACTGTGCTACTTTTCGACAAGATGGTAGATTGCTTGTGGCTGGCAGTGAAGACGGTGGAGTTCAACTTTTTGATATAAGTGGGAGGGCTCCCCTCAGGCAGTTTGAAGGCCATACAAA AGCAGTGCATACAGTAGATTTTACAGCTGACAAATATCATGTGGTCTCTGGAGCTGATGATTATACAGTTAAATTATGGGATATTCCAAACTCCAAAGAAATTTTGACATTTAAAGAACATTCTGATTATGTGAGGTGTGGATGTGCTAGCAAACTTAATCCGGATCTCTTTATAACAG GATCATATGATCATACTGTGAAGATGTTTGATGCACGAACGAATACGAGTGTTCTCTCTGTTGAGCATGGGCAGCCAGTGGAGAGTGTCCTGCTTTTCCCCTCTGGAGGTCTTCTGGTGTCAGCAG GAGGTCGTTATGTTAAAGTCTGGGATATGTTAAAAGGAGGACAATTGCTCGTATCTTTGAAAAATCATCACAAAACCGTGACATGTTTATGTCTAAGCAGCTCTGGACAGAGGTTACTCTCTGGCTCACTGGATAG gaaGGTGAAAGTGTACAGCACAACTTCCTACAAAGTAGTCCACAGCTTTGATTATGCAGCTTCGATTTTGAGTCTTGCCCTTGCA CATGAAGATGAGACAATAGTTGTAGGAATGACTAATGGAATACTGAGTGTTAAACATCGGAAATCTGAAGCAAAGAAGGAATCACTTCCCAGAAGAAGAAGGCCTGCATATCGAacctttattaaaggaaaaaattacatGAAGCAACGG GATGACATTTTGATTAACAGGCCAGCAAAGAAACACCTAGAATTGTACGACAGGGATCTGAAACATTTTCGGATCTCTAAGGCACTCGACAGAGTTCTTGAT CCCACTTGTACAATAAAGACACCCGAGATTACGGTGTCCATCATAAAGGAGTTAAATCGAAGAGGAGTCCTTGCAAATGCACTTGCAGGTCGGGATGAGAAGGAAATCAGTcatgttcttaattttttgatAAG GCATCTTTCTCAGCCAAGATTTGCCCCTGTTTTAATCAATGCTGCTGAAATAATTATTG atATATATCTGCCTGTAATTGGTCAGTCCCCTGTAGTTGATAAAAAGTTTTTGCTACTTCAAGGACTTGTAGAAAAAGAGATTGATTACCAAAGAGAATTATTAGAAACCTTGGGGATGATGGATATGCTTTTTGCCACcatgagaaggaaggaaggcactTCTGTGTTGGAACATACATCTGATGGATTTCCAGAGAATAAGAAGATAGAATCATAG